CGCCGGTTAACACTTGTCTCATTTTTATTTGGCTTATTTCTACTACCGCTATTGCCGGCGTGCAGTCTGATACCAAAGCAACAGATGGCGATGGAAGGTTTTTCACCGGAGGCTCTGCGAACACTTCGCCAGCAGTCCGCAGAACTGAAGCGGCTGCAGAAACTGGATACCGCGACGCAGGATCAGCAACAGCAAATCACGCGGTTACACACCAGCCTGCAAAAATTCGAGCGGAAAGTAATCCACAGCGCAATCCGCCTCGAAAAACAAAGCGACTGGCATGGGGCCGAACAACTGTTACGGGGCGCCACTCGGGTATATCCAGACAGCCAGCTGCTGGTCAGCACACAGCGGCAACTGGCAGAGCGCCGTCAATTGCGCGAAGAGCGTGTACGTATGGAGCTGGCAATCCAGCAGGGCGAGCAGTTGCTGAAGGACGCCGAGGCCTACCAGCAACTGCGGCAACTTCAAGGGCCTGGCCTGCTGAACTGGCTGGAGCTCAAGCACCATCTCCGCAAAAGCCGTGAATCCGCGCAGGCACTACAGAAGTATTCTCAGCGCGCGCTGGCGCGGGAGGACTACGTATTGGCCCGGCGCGGCCTGGAGATTGCGCAACGCCTGTACAGCGAAGACGCTCAGAAGGATAGCGATCAGCTCGAACAAATCGAACGCGACCTGGCGATGATCAATCGCCAACTTCAACCACCGAAACCGCAACCCGTCAGCATTCCCAAAGTCAACGACGACATTACGGTGACGGAATTACAACAGGCTCTGGAAACCGGAGACCTTGTTAGCGCAAGACAACATCTCAACCGTTTACAGCAACAATCGCCAGAGCACCCACAATTACTGCCGCTGCAATCCCGGTTTCACATCCAGCTAAATAACCGGGTTCAGGCCGCGATCAAGCAGGGCAATGATTTATACAGCCAGGGGAGAATTGAGCCCGCGCTGGAGGTTTGGCGCCAGACCAGAATACTCGCCCCCGACAATATCGAGTTGCTGGGCAACATCCTCCGCGCGGAAAAAGTGCTGGAAAACCTCAAGGCCCTGTCGATACCTTCCAGTACACCGTAAAAAAATCCGCCGCAGAACTTCAACCACCCCACTCCATGAACTATTCCGTTTTTATTCCCTACCTGCTCGCCAGAGCCAGCCTGAGCTTGGCGAGTACCATGCTGACCGTCGCCATTGGCTGGCACCTGTATCAGTTGACCGGCGACCCTTACGACCTGGCCCTGGTCGGTCTGGTGCAGATCATCCCGATGCTGATGCTATTCATTGTGTCGGGGTGGGCAGTCGACCACTTTTCCCGCAAGCGCATCCTGATTCTTTGTTCAGTGCTGGAAGGGTTCATACTGCTCGGGCTGGCAGCCTTTATGCACGACGGGGTTTATGACAAAACCTCAATTTTTGCACTGCTATTTCTGCATGGATGCGTGCGCGCATTTTTTAGCCCCGCGCAACAGGCCATTCTGCCAAACATCGTCAGCGCCCAGGCACTTTCCCGGGCGGTCGCGGTTACCACCACCGTCTGGAATGCTGCCTCGACCAGCGGCCCTTTTGTAGCCGGTCTGTTTCTGGTGTGGATGGATCAGGATATTTACTGGCTACTGGGAGGGCTGGCTCTACTTGGCGCTTTGCTCTATTTAACCCTGCCACCTATTGCGCATACACGCCCTCTGGGGCGAGGTATTGAGCAGGTGCTGGAAGGCATTCATTTCATTCGTCGAAATCCCTTTGTCCTGGGCAGTATCAGTCTCGACCTGTTTGCCGTTCTGTTCGGCAGTGTAATGGCGCTATTGCCCATTTACGCCGTGGATATTTTGAAGGTGGGTGCGGACGCCCTGGGCGTGATGCGCGGCATGCCGGCACTCGGGGCTGTGGTGGTCGGAGTTATCATGACCCGTCTTTCCCTGAATCACACCGGTCGCAGCCTGTTTCTGGCGCTGGTGATTTTTGCCTTTTCCATTCTGCTATTCGCGGTATCGAAAAACTACTGGCTGAGCTTGGTGGCGCTGTTTGTGTACGGCGCCTCGGACATGATCAGCGTCAATATCCGCTCTACCCTGATTCAGCTGGCGACACCGGACGACCTGCGCGGGCGCGTCAGTGCGGTCAACTCGATCTTTATCGCCACATCAAACCAGATGGGCGACTACCGCGCCGGCGCTGTCGCCTCAGTGATTCCCGCCCCTGTCACGGTGGCACTCGGTGGCGTGATGGCACTGGGTGTGGCGATCAGTGGCTACTTTATATTCCCGGCGATTCGCAAATTGAAAAAAATGAGCGAGCTGGAACACAATCCAACGCAAGGAAAGTGAGTGTACGGGCTGCCGATATTGAATATTTCAACAGCCCGCTTCCGATCACGGATATTCAAACCTCACCGCGAGGCAAGCCATCGCTTCCAGCCACCAAAGGCAGAAATTTCTTCTGCGCCCTCAAGGCCGTAAGGCTCGCAGATAAAGCCACTGACTTCACCGCCCTGCTCCAGCTGCACCTTGCCGATGCCGAGCGGCGCGGGAATCCCGGCGACAAAGCTGCCAAACTCTTGCGCAGGTACAGACCACACTTCCACTTCAATCGCGGTCCCCGCAGCTTCATCCAGCACCAATCCGGGGCGTAGAGGCGGGCCGCCGGCTAACGCATACATCCGGTATATCGGCGCGGTGCGCGTGGCCGACTTCAGTGTTGCGCCCCGCTCCCGCAATTGCCAGTTGAGCGGTTGACCGTCGAGATGGGCCCCACACACCATCACATCAATATTTTCTCTCGAAGTTGTCACTGTGGCCGCGACAGACTGGTGGTGAACCTGATCACGTCCCTGAGGTAACGGAATAAGCCGCTGGATACGATTGGCCATGGTCAACAGCGCGCGATCGGAAAACGCCTTGCCCACCAGACTGATTCCGAATGGCAGACCGGCGGCAGTAAACGCAGTGGGAACGGCGACAGCGGCAAGATCCAGCAGATTCATGAAGTTGGTGTAATACCCCAGCTGGCTGTTGTACTGCACCGGCTCCGCCAGCATTTCGTCAATGGTGAACAGTCTTCCCGCCGTTGGGGTCAGCAGACAGTCCAGGGTCTCCAACTGGCCCAGGCAGTGTTTTCTCAGCTCTTCCAACCGGTACTGAGCGCGGAACAACGCGGTGGCCGCCGGTGACTCTCCTGCTTCAACAATTTTGCGCACCACAGGATGAACCGCGTCCGGACTTCGCTTGAGTACTGCCTCCATGGCGATATAACGCTCGCTGACCCAGGGCCCTTCGTAGAGCAGGCGCGCGACTTCATCGAAGGGTTCGTAGTCGACTTCGATCAACTGAAATCCATCGTCCTCCAGCTTTTCCAGTGTGTCCAAATAGGCCTGTTGGTAGCTCGCATCACCGAAAAAGCTCAGCTGACGTTCCGGGATCACCCCGACACGCAGAGTTCCGGTGCGTATGCCAAAATGCCGCGCGCTGTTGGCAAACCGGTTGGCCCGACTGAAGCCATCCTGCGGATCTTCCGCCTCGGCAGCAGCAAGTACCTGATTGGCATCGTCGACATTTAGCGCAAACACGCTGACACAATCGAGGCTGCGGCAGGCAGGCACTACGCCTCGGGTGGATAGCAATCCGCGGGTGGGCTTCAGTCCCACCAAATTATTAAAGCAGGCAGGTATCCTTCCAGAGCCCGCGGTGTCAGTCCCGAGACTGAAACTCGCGAGGCCAAGTGCCACCGCCACAGCGGAGCCTGAACTGGAACCTCCACTGATATAGTCGGGGTCGAAGGCATTGCGGCAGGCACCGTGAAACGAGCGGGTGCCGTTCAGGCCCGTGGCAAACTGATCGAGGTTGGTTTTCCCCAATGGAATGGCGCCGGCGGCAATCAACTGTTCCACCACCGGTGCAGAACGCTCAGGCAGATAGGCGTACGCTTCACATCCGGCCGTCGTGGGTACGCCGGCCAGGTCGATATTATCCTTGATGGCGAAGGGGATGCCCCACAGGGGAAGTTCGTCCGGAGAGCGCTGTTCGATTTCCTGTAGATACCCTTCCAGCTCCGCTTCGGAGAGCTGATAAATCCAGATATTGTGCTCCGCCTTTTGCCGGGATTTTTCCAGTATATTTTGGATCAGTACACGCGGGGTCAGTTCGCCGCTGCCGTATGCCTGCTTCAACGCTGCTATATTCATATTCATCAGGCAATCTCCCCATATTCACGTTCAACGTTATCCAACGCGTGTTCACTCATCGACTCACTTAACGATTCACTTAACGATTCACTTAACAACAGCAACACCTGTCCTGCACTGACACGCCCTCCTTCAGCCAGCAATACCCGAGTCACCGTGCCCGCCTCTGGCGCCAACACCGGCATTTCCATTTTCATCGACTCAAGCAACATAAGGAGCTCCCCCTCTTTGACTTGCTGCCCCTCTTTTACCAATACCTTCCACACACTGCCGGATACCGGTGCATCCACCGGGGTCCAGTCTTCCGGCCAGTCCGTCGCAGCCTCCGCAACCTCCGACTCCTCAACGGAAAAATGGAACTGACCCTGTGCGTGCCAATCTTTCAGCTCCTGCTCGAATGCAGCCTGGCGCCGTTGGCGGAAAGTGCCGATCTCGTCTGTGGCATCGTCCAACAGGGCGTTGTACTCGGCCAGGCTGAACTCGGTTTCCTCGATCCGCAGGGGATAATTACCCAGAGGAAAATCCCGGCGAATCTGCTGTAGCTCCTCATGACTCACCTCGTAAAAACGAATCTGGTCGAAGAAGCGCAATAGCCAGGGCTGGCTAAACACCTGGGGCTGCCGATAACGATTCCACATCTGCAGCGTACGTCCGACAAATTGATACCCCCCGGGGCCCTCCATGCCGTATACACAGAGATAGGAACCGCCAATACCTACGGAGTTTTCCGCCGTCCAGGTTCGCGCCGGATTGTATTTGGTGGTTACCAGGCGGTGTGCAGGGTTAACTGGTGTAGCCACCGGCGCGCCCAGGTAAACATCTCCGAGCCCCATCACCAGATAGGAGGCGTCGAACACTATGTGTTTGACGTCGTCGATGGATTCAAGGCCGTTAATACGGCGAATGAATTCGAGATTACTGGGACACCAGGGGGCACCCGCCCGCACCGCGCGATCGTATTTCTCGATCGCCTGGCGGCACGCTTCATCGTCCCAGGACAGAGGTATGTGAACGATGCGCGACGGAACGCGCATTTCTTCCAGCTGCTGGGCCAATTCCGTTTCCGCACGCTCCAGATGGGCCAGCAGCGTCTCCTGATCAACCTGCAAACCATCAAAATGTATCTGTAGGGAACGAATACCTGGAGTCAATTCACGCATGCCTGACAGCGGATTCTGTTGCAGCCAACGCATCAGCGCATGAACGCGGAAACGCAGGCGGATATCCAGGACCTTCTCTCCGTATTCCACCAGCAGAAAATGATCGCCAGCGGCGCGGTACACAATCTCATCGCCAAACCTGCCTGCGCCGAAGGTTTTCAGAATTGGGGTTACCGGTGCTACCGACGCCCAGCTCTGATCAACCACCGTCAGACCCGCGATCTGATCTCGCTGCGCCCGCTCCAGCGCCCGCGCGTCCTGCGGCGATACCGGTACAAACCGCAAGCTGTCTCCGGCTTTCAACTGTCCGAGCTTCCACAGATCCGCCTGAATCACCGTCGCGGGACACACGAAGCCACCAAGGGAAGGGCCGTCCGGGCCGAGAATCACCGGCATATCGCCCGTAAAGTCCACCGTACCAAAGGCGTAGGCGTTGTCGTGAATATTGGAAGGATGCAGGCCAGCCTCGCCGCCATCCTGACGCGCCCAGTCGGGCTTCGGGCCAATCAGGCGCACGCCGGTGCGGCTGGAGTTGTAATGCACTTTCCATTCGCTGGCGAAAAAAGTGTCGATATCCTTATCGGTAAAAAAATCCGGCGCTCCGTGAGGGCCGTAAATCACCCGCAATTCCCACTGGCTGGAGATTTCCGGGCGCAGTGCTTCCGGCACCTCCGTGCCCGTCCCCACCGGGACCTCGCGTTCCCGCAAATGCAGAACGTCGCCAGTACGCAATGCGCGTCCATTGTGGCCGCCAAACTGACCGAGAGTGAATGTGGAGCGGGATCCGAGATAAGCCGGACAATCAAACCCGCCCTGTACAAGCAGGTAAGTACGGGCACCTGCTTCACGAATGCGCCCACATTCCAGTACCTGACCTGCACGCACAGAAATCACCTGCCACAACGGAACCGGTATTTTATCCAGCGCAGGGGCGCAGTCGGCACCGGTAATCACTACCCGGCTATCGCAACTGAATCTGAGCGATGGCCCCTGCAGGGTAATTTCCAGTCCCGATGCATCCTCGTCATTGCCCAGTAATCGGTTGCCGAGGCGGAACGAATAGTTGTCGAACGGACCGGAAGGGGGGACCCCGATATGCCAGTAGCCCGCACGCCCCGGGTAATCCTGCACAGTGGTCTGTGTTCCCGGTTGCAATACGTCCACCCGCGCAGGGTGCCAACTGAAATCGTTCAGATAGCGGGTAGTGACTTCGCCGGCGACCAGTTTTTCGTCCTGCAATAGTGCGCGGAGATACGACAGGTTGGTCTCAGACCCGTAGAGACGTATTTCTCCGAGGACAGCGCGCAGCTTCTCCAGTGCCGCCGCCCTGCTCGCTGCCAGCACGATCACCTTGGCCAGCATGGGATCAAAATAGGGAGATACTTCGATACCCGCCTCTATCCAGTGGTCGATACGAACACCTTCGTACTGAGGGAATTGCACTTCCGTCAGCAAGTCGGCACAGGGCTGGAAATCCCGATAGGGATCTTCTGCGTAAATACGCACCTGAATACTGTGGCCCGAGGACTGCAATTTTGCACGTCGCTGAAACAGGTCTGCCACCTCGCCCGCGGCCAGACGCAGCATCCACTCCACCAGATCAATTCCATAGACTTCCTCGGTCACCCCGTGTTCTACCTGAAGGCGGGTGTTCACTTCGAGGAAATAAAACTGGCCGGTATCCGCGTCGTAAATGAACTCCACCGTGCCCGCATTGCGATACTTAATGCTGGCAACCAGCTTTTCCGCCGTGGCATACAGCTCGCGGCGGACTTCGTCGGTCAACCCCGGCGCAGGGCATTCTTCCACTACTTTCTGATTGCGACGCTGAGACGAGCAGTCGCGTTCGCCAATAGCCAGCGCCCCACCGCAGCCGTCACCGAATACCTGTACCTCGATATGGCGTGCGCGATCGATAAATTTTTCGATGAATACACCATCATCGGAAAAATTGTTCGCGCCCAGGCGCTTCACGGATTCGAAGGCATCGGTCAGGTCTGACTCCATCCGACACACCTGCATACCGATACCGCCGCCGCCAGCGGTACTCTTCAGCATCACCGGGTAACCGGTAAACCCAGCCTGCCGCTTGGCTGCGTCCAGGCTTTCCAGCAGATCACTGCCTTCCAGCAGTGGCACACCGGCTCGTCGGGCCAGATCCCGCGCGCGGTGTTTCAATCCAAAGATCTCGATTTGCTCAGCCGTCGGCCCCACAAAGACAATGCCTTCACGTTCACAACGTCGCACAAACGTGGCATTTTCACTGAGAAAACCATAACCGGGATGAATGGCCGTAGCGCCGGACTCCCGCGCAATGGCAAACAGTTTATCTATATTGAGATAGGTATCCGATGCTGCGCCACTACCCAATGGCCAGGCTTCATCGGCCGCGCGCACGTGCAGGCTCTCCGCATCCGATTCTGCGTAAACCGCCACCGAACCGATACCCATTTTTTTCAGGGTGCGAATGATACGCACGGCAATAGCGCCGCGATTGGCAATCAGAACTTTGCTAAACATTTTGCGTCCTGCCCGGGCCGTCCCGGTGTGAAGTGCGACAGTGGCCGTCCACTGAAGTTTTTGAAAATTTCGCTAGGAAGACGACAGCTCAAGCACTATTGGTCCCAGATCAGTACTGCGACCGGGGTAGGATTGTAACCATTACAGGGGTTGTTCAATTGCGGGCAATTGGAAATCAGCACGATCACGTCCATACATGCACGCATCTCCACATATTTTCCCGGTGCGGAAATGCCATCCGCAAACGTCAGTCCACCGGCTTCCGTCACCGGTACATTCATGAAGAAATTGATATTGTGGGAGATATCTCGCTTGTCGAGTCCGTATTCCGGGTGCTCGGCAATGGCCAGCATCCAGCTATCCCGACAGGCGTGCATACAGCGTTTTTCCAGTGCGTAACGCACGGTATTACTTTCGGTCGCGCAGGCGCCACCTAGAGTATCGTGACGTCCGCAGGTATCGGCAATGATCTCCAGCATGGGATTATTTTCATTGGAGCGCAGCACACTGCCCGCAGTGAGGTATACATTACCCTGCTCGCGAATTGTATCCATCGCAGAGTATCGTTCACCGGGGTCTTCAGCGTTGAAAAACAGGGTGTCCGCGGCCTGGTTACCTTCCAGGTCTAGAATACGAATAACCTGGCCTTTTTTTAATGTGTGTAGGAAGTAGTCGCCGGCAGCGACCATTTCCCGGAAATCCACTGCCTTATCGTCGTATTGGGATTCGGTAATCATGAATTGCTTCTCTCTTGTTCTGCTAACCGGAAGCTCAGGTGCCGAGATGATAGAGCGCGTTGTTTTGGAAACCCCGCTGGTTTTCTTCGCACCAGTTGCGGCAAACGTCATCTGATGCTATCGGTGCAGCGAGACCGAGCTCCACCTGTATTGGCAGTGCTGGATAGCTGTCAGCCTGACTCAGGGGATGTGGGCAGGAATGGAGAATGACCAGAGTGTCCATCTCAAACCGCAACACCACCCGATCGCCGGCACGGGCGGTGGTGTCATCCAGATAAAGATTGCCCTCCTTATCCGTGGCGACCTTGCTGAACCAGTTGACGTTTGCCGCCAGATCCTGGCGATTGAGACCGTACTTTTCCATCTCCACCAGGAACGCGTCGTGACCATTCTGGAACCACCCATTGCGATGGTGCTGATAGTCGCGTGCTCCCCATTTTTCGGCAATGTGTGAATAGCGGGTGTTACCACATACTGTGTCGTGCCAACCATGGTCATCTTCGATGATCGAAGCGAATATCCTCCCCATGTCGGAGTAGAGACAATTGCCCCGGGACAGGCGAAAGGTGTGCTGACATTTCAGTGTATCCGGTGCGTTATAGCGCTCAAGCAGGTTTTCAGGATTGTAAAACAGCATACCTGCATTGCCCCCTCCGTGCAGATCCGTCAGGCGCAGCTGGGTGCCTCGACGCATGCGGAACGACCAGTGCCCCCCCCCGGGAATTTCGGTGCTGTACTGGTATTCATTCAT
This is a stretch of genomic DNA from Microbulbifer bruguierae. It encodes these proteins:
- a CDS encoding tetratricopeptide repeat protein, whose amino-acid sequence is MEGFSPEALRTLRQQSAELKRLQKLDTATQDQQQQITRLHTSLQKFERKVIHSAIRLEKQSDWHGAEQLLRGATRVYPDSQLLVSTQRQLAERRQLREERVRMELAIQQGEQLLKDAEAYQQLRQLQGPGLLNWLELKHHLRKSRESAQALQKYSQRALAREDYVLARRGLEIAQRLYSEDAQKDSDQLEQIERDLAMINRQLQPPKPQPVSIPKVNDDITVTELQQALETGDLVSARQHLNRLQQQSPEHPQLLPLQSRFHIQLNNRVQAAIKQGNDLYSQGRIEPALEVWRQTRILAPDNIELLGNILRAEKVLENLKALSIPSSTP
- a CDS encoding MFS transporter, coding for MNYSVFIPYLLARASLSLASTMLTVAIGWHLYQLTGDPYDLALVGLVQIIPMLMLFIVSGWAVDHFSRKRILILCSVLEGFILLGLAAFMHDGVYDKTSIFALLFLHGCVRAFFSPAQQAILPNIVSAQALSRAVAVTTTVWNAASTSGPFVAGLFLVWMDQDIYWLLGGLALLGALLYLTLPPIAHTRPLGRGIEQVLEGIHFIRRNPFVLGSISLDLFAVLFGSVMALLPIYAVDILKVGADALGVMRGMPALGAVVVGVIMTRLSLNHTGRSLFLALVIFAFSILLFAVSKNYWLSLVALFVYGASDMISVNIRSTLIQLATPDDLRGRVSAVNSIFIATSNQMGDYRAGAVASVIPAPVTVALGGVMALGVAISGYFIFPAIRKLKKMSELEHNPTQGK
- the atzF gene encoding allophanate hydrolase; its protein translation is MNMNIAALKQAYGSGELTPRVLIQNILEKSRQKAEHNIWIYQLSEAELEGYLQEIEQRSPDELPLWGIPFAIKDNIDLAGVPTTAGCEAYAYLPERSAPVVEQLIAAGAIPLGKTNLDQFATGLNGTRSFHGACRNAFDPDYISGGSSSGSAVAVALGLASFSLGTDTAGSGRIPACFNNLVGLKPTRGLLSTRGVVPACRSLDCVSVFALNVDDANQVLAAAEAEDPQDGFSRANRFANSARHFGIRTGTLRVGVIPERQLSFFGDASYQQAYLDTLEKLEDDGFQLIEVDYEPFDEVARLLYEGPWVSERYIAMEAVLKRSPDAVHPVVRKIVEAGESPAATALFRAQYRLEELRKHCLGQLETLDCLLTPTAGRLFTIDEMLAEPVQYNSQLGYYTNFMNLLDLAAVAVPTAFTAAGLPFGISLVGKAFSDRALLTMANRIQRLIPLPQGRDQVHHQSVAATVTTSRENIDVMVCGAHLDGQPLNWQLRERGATLKSATRTAPIYRMYALAGGPPLRPGLVLDEAAGTAIEVEVWSVPAQEFGSFVAGIPAPLGIGKVQLEQGGEVSGFICEPYGLEGAEEISAFGGWKRWLASR
- the uca gene encoding urea carboxylase, giving the protein MFSKVLIANRGAIAVRIIRTLKKMGIGSVAVYAESDAESLHVRAADEAWPLGSGAASDTYLNIDKLFAIARESGATAIHPGYGFLSENATFVRRCEREGIVFVGPTAEQIEIFGLKHRARDLARRAGVPLLEGSDLLESLDAAKRQAGFTGYPVMLKSTAGGGGIGMQVCRMESDLTDAFESVKRLGANNFSDDGVFIEKFIDRARHIEVQVFGDGCGGALAIGERDCSSQRRNQKVVEECPAPGLTDEVRRELYATAEKLVASIKYRNAGTVEFIYDADTGQFYFLEVNTRLQVEHGVTEEVYGIDLVEWMLRLAAGEVADLFQRRAKLQSSGHSIQVRIYAEDPYRDFQPCADLLTEVQFPQYEGVRIDHWIEAGIEVSPYFDPMLAKVIVLAASRAAALEKLRAVLGEIRLYGSETNLSYLRALLQDEKLVAGEVTTRYLNDFSWHPARVDVLQPGTQTTVQDYPGRAGYWHIGVPPSGPFDNYSFRLGNRLLGNDEDASGLEITLQGPSLRFSCDSRVVITGADCAPALDKIPVPLWQVISVRAGQVLECGRIREAGARTYLLVQGGFDCPAYLGSRSTFTLGQFGGHNGRALRTGDVLHLREREVPVGTGTEVPEALRPEISSQWELRVIYGPHGAPDFFTDKDIDTFFASEWKVHYNSSRTGVRLIGPKPDWARQDGGEAGLHPSNIHDNAYAFGTVDFTGDMPVILGPDGPSLGGFVCPATVIQADLWKLGQLKAGDSLRFVPVSPQDARALERAQRDQIAGLTVVDQSWASVAPVTPILKTFGAGRFGDEIVYRAAGDHFLLVEYGEKVLDIRLRFRVHALMRWLQQNPLSGMRELTPGIRSLQIHFDGLQVDQETLLAHLERAETELAQQLEEMRVPSRIVHIPLSWDDEACRQAIEKYDRAVRAGAPWCPSNLEFIRRINGLESIDDVKHIVFDASYLVMGLGDVYLGAPVATPVNPAHRLVTTKYNPARTWTAENSVGIGGSYLCVYGMEGPGGYQFVGRTLQMWNRYRQPQVFSQPWLLRFFDQIRFYEVSHEELQQIRRDFPLGNYPLRIEETEFSLAEYNALLDDATDEIGTFRQRRQAAFEQELKDWHAQGQFHFSVEESEVAEAATDWPEDWTPVDAPVSGSVWKVLVKEGQQVKEGELLMLLESMKMEMPVLAPEAGTVTRVLLAEGGRVSAGQVLLLLSESLSESLSESMSEHALDNVEREYGEIA
- a CDS encoding urea amidolyase associated protein UAAP2 yields the protein MITESQYDDKAVDFREMVAAGDYFLHTLKKGQVIRILDLEGNQAADTLFFNAEDPGERYSAMDTIREQGNVYLTAGSVLRSNENNPMLEIIADTCGRHDTLGGACATESNTVRYALEKRCMHACRDSWMLAIAEHPEYGLDKRDISHNINFFMNVPVTEAGGLTFADGISAPGKYVEMRACMDVIVLISNCPQLNNPCNGYNPTPVAVLIWDQ
- a CDS encoding urea amidolyase associated protein UAAP1 yields the protein MNEYQYSTEIPGGGHWSFRMRRGTQLRLTDLHGGGNAGMLFYNPENLLERYNAPDTLKCQHTFRLSRGNCLYSDMGRIFASIIEDDHGWHDTVCGNTRYSHIAEKWGARDYQHHRNGWFQNGHDAFLVEMEKYGLNRQDLAANVNWFSKVATDKEGNLYLDDTTARAGDRVVLRFEMDTLVILHSCPHPLSQADSYPALPIQVELGLAAPIASDDVCRNWCEENQRGFQNNALYHLGT